The following proteins are encoded in a genomic region of Oncorhynchus gorbuscha isolate QuinsamMale2020 ecotype Even-year linkage group LG11, OgorEven_v1.0, whole genome shotgun sequence:
- the LOC123989618 gene encoding D(5)-like dopamine receptor: MPWKAMSEVAGCWIFGSFCDTWIAFDIMCSTASILNLCIISMDRYWAISSPFRYERKMTQTFAFVMIGVAWTLSILISFIPVQLNWHKAEEENATGKGMNEIEDCNASLNSTYAISSSLISFYIPVVIMVGTYSRIYRIAQTQIRRISSLERAVEHAQNNQQATEQTNSFKRTFKKETKVLKTLSIIMGVFVFCWLPFFVVNCIVPFCDINDVGDRLCVSNTTFNMFVWFGWANSSLNPVIYAFNADFRKAFSTILGCNRYCSSSTVEAVNFSNELVSYHHDTTLQRDTNITASAHCAPRQPMVSHGEGLDVPFDKVSIISDVSRHPRNLILPATLQFECEAEISLDMMPFPSTGPSECCVIPGQIEDM; this comes from the coding sequence ATGCCGTGGAAGGCTATGTCTGAGGTGGCCGGATGCTGGATCTTCGGCAGCTTCTGTGATACCTGGATTGCTTTTGACATCATGTGCTCCACCGCGTCAATTCTCAATCTTTGTATAATAAGTATGGACAGATACTGGGCAATTTCGAGCCCTTTTCGATATGAGCGTAAAATGACCCAGACGTTTGCCTTCGTTATGATCGGAGTGGCATGGACCCTCTCCATTCTCATCTCCTTCATTCCAGTTCAGCTCAATTGGCACAAAGCAGAGGAGGAAAATGCAACAGGGAAAGGGATGAATGAAATCGAGGACTGCAACGCAAGCTTAAATAGCACATATGCCATATCTTCCTCACTGATTAGTTTTTACATTCCCGTCGTTATTATGGTTGGCACTTACAGTCGGATCTACCGGATTGCGCAAACCCAGATCCGGAGGATATCATCGCTGGAGAGAGCGGTGGAACACGCGCAGAACAATCAGCAAGCAACCGAGCAAACAAACTCCTTTAAAAGAACTTTTAAAAAAGAAACGAAAGTTTTAAAGACACTTTCTATCATTATGGGAGTTTTTGTATTTTGCTGGTTACCTTTTTTCGTGGTCAACTGCATCGTACCTTTTTGTGACATCAATGATGTTGGTGATCGCCTGTGCGTAAGTAACACCACGTTTAACATGTTTGTGTGGTTTGGCTGGGCCAACTCATCATTAAACCCAGTCATATACGCATTTAATGCTGATTTCAGGAAAGCATTCTCCACCATTCTGGGCTGCAATAGATACTGCTCCAGTTCTACTGTAGAAGCTGTCAATTTCAGCAACGAGTTGGTGTCTTACCACCACGACACTACGCTCCAGAGAGACACAAATATCACAGCTTCTGCGCACTGTGCTCCACGCCAGCCCATGGTCTCACACGGTGAAGGCTTGGACGTACCGTTTGACAAAGTCTCCATTATCTCGGATGTTTCACGTCACCCAAGAAACCTTATCCTGCCTGCAACACTGCAGTTTGAATGTGAAGCAGAAATATCCCTAGACATGATGCCTTTCCCCTCAACTGGGCCCAGTGAGTGCTGTGTGATTCCAGGTCAAATTGAGGATATGTGA